The DNA window CTTAGTTAGTTTACGACTTTGCGTAGTAAACGAGCTTTCCTTGTACTGATCAAAAAGAgatttttgacttgactttccctattttttaaaaacaaagtaacAAACTATAGTGAGCATAAGTGATGCagataatgaatgaatatgtAAAAcactcaatttaaaataaaaatgactacATTGTCAActtaccgtgtttttccatgcataatgcgcccccgtgcataatacgcaccctaaaaatggcatgtcgatgctggaaaaaagcctgtacccatgtatagtacgcacccaaattttgactcttacttaagtctgtaaacgtaaaattatttcagaaaaaagatcatctttgggaacaaccggatgttattctgccggtcagtatcactgcgcgtgcggtagcaaactcgatagcgaagaaatgtttcggatttgtgtagggtacattgtgacagcaaacgagcaggtgatcgagcaagtgtctgatacgagagcattgtgttcgtatggagcgtgtttgaagtgaacagcagagaagaaaggaacaaggcaaagtgttgtgaaataaaatattacctgtaatacgcattttgttatttgctgattgaaactgctaattaaactgtgaattgaaactaataggtagagaactgaactctcgctctttatatagctaacgtgtcttgcgcatccggtctgcgcatactgtcatggcggcctccgtatgatatccggtctgcgatggagattaaaaaacaaacaatatttgacaataacacaccatcaaggattgcaccatcgcatcaaacgatgtgtcgtcaattatgaattttactgactaagtgtgttgggcaggatggctgaatgcgatgcgcgattgacaacaaacaagaagaaaggtgtgatttcaagttttatttcgagggagattttcttcaaaaattgttgtacccatgcataatgcacaccccagattttaggacaataaattagttaaattttgcgcattatgcatggtaAAACACGGTAATCAATACATAATAATATGGTATTGGTGCTGGGAAATTAATCAAAATCTAATTGTGATTTCAGTTTTGCTTTGGACATCATACAATAATTCTAATCATAAAAACATTCtaatcaaagaaaaacaatacatGTGCCACAGTGTGGATTTTAAAGTTCCTGCACTGTGAAAGCACCCTGAATGCACCATGTTGCTCGAGCAGCAAGCGTGCGATGTGTGTTATTCCGCATGTTTCACCATACACAACGTAATATTGCATCCAAAGGATGAAATCAACATTCACGGCCAATCAACATTCACTGGGCCGTGAGGTCACGTGTTGTCGAGTAGCATTGATCTGAGAGCTGTGGAGATAAAGCTGCAGGGGTGAAACTAAATCCCTCAAAAGTGCACAGTGTTGGATAACAAATCCTTTGGGGTTGCTAATGTGAttgcgtgtgcatgtgatataagaatacattttaatcatttatgATGCtctacttatttatttttttgataataacaataatacatATTTTGTTTCTAATTGCTTTTGAGTAGTGTTTCAAGGTCAAAAAGAAGGACTTATTTTTAGACGTGAATTGTTTGGGTTTGACCAGCGTTCTGTTGCTAATACGTTAACGCACGCTGTACGGAAACTGAATGTGAAATAACAAGTATCAAAaatcttttgaaaaattacaaaaaaaatcgcaACTTAAATCCACAAAATTTGAGAACGGTCCGTTGATGTTTTGTGCTCAATGTTAATATTCTTTTAGTATAAACTGTAGTTCATGTATCCGCTAATTTTATACTCCAACCTATGAATAGTTTgaacattcacaaaaaaaaaaaaaacaatgaaattgGCTGAGATGGACtaataaacattttgagtTGTTCAATATGTGTATAATCAAATTTAAAGCTAGGTGGGACAGAGAACAAAAAAGCAAGTGGCACAGATTCGGTGGAATTGGCCagacaatataaaaatataaaatagcgTAACacaatatatgtatgtatgaataTATTGTATGTACATTTCTATATTGATTAAAGCAATTCAGATGTGCTCTATCAGAACTCTGTATCAGCACCATACTTAGAATCAAAGACTTGGACTTGGTGCCACAAAACTGTGTGATTGAACATCCTTAAAATATCGTTTTTCTAGAAAACAAAACCCTGAATAATCTATTATTCTGAAATgcttatatttttatttttaaaaaatatacattatttGTTGTGCAGCATGGTGGTACACTGcttagcatgtccgcctcacagttcagagggtgcgggtttgattcctcccccagccctccctgtgtggagtttgcatgttttccccgTGCCTGAGTGGGTTTTTTCCAGGTcttccagtttcctcccacatcccaaaaacatgcctgataggccgattgagcactccaaattgcccctaagtgtgagtgcagatggttgttcgtctctctgtgccctgcgattggctggcaaccagttcagggtgtcccctgcctactgcccgatgacagctgggataggctccagcatgcccgcgacccctgtggggactagcggtacagataatggatggatggacattttAACTTACATAGTGCTGTTTTACTGTGCACTAGTGATGATTTTAAACTATTCATAACATGTTTTgacattattataatttttaatGGAAATTGCTTGACAATATTTTACATCCTCATTATGAAACAGATATTCTGGATctatattttctttccttaaTCACATTTTGAGCTGTGCATCTTTTACAAAACGTATgtatgaaacaaacaaatgaattgaATGACTTGATTTGAGCTCTTCTTGGATGTTGTGACTGACTTGTGCAAAAGTccctaatgttgtggccatTTTACtgcatcgcaaagagccattACATTCTTTTATGGATTTCCGCTCAAGTGTAGCCCCGTGGTGATGATGTCTGCATCCCACTCACACTCGTGTGTTTCATGCATCATCACAATCACTTCCCAGCATCAGCCTGCGTGTACAAAGGCGCCAATCAGGATCAGGGCGTGGGCCTCCACAGCACCGCAAGGCCACAGCAGGCAACAACACCACACTAGAAAGCATATCCACCACCTCTAACATACAAAATGCGCCATTTTACCGCATGTTGCATTGGATTGACGCGCAAGCCTGCAGGCAGAAAacttcccctccctccccccgcGCCACGCAGCATCCAGCGCAATTTCTTACCTGCAGCCCGGGGGAGAGAGGGAGTGGAACGTGTTGAGGGAGAACATCTCAGCCCGGTCCGCCATCTTCTCTGACTCGAGAGCCCACTATATCGTGGAGACGATAACGGAAGGGAAACGGCAGTCCATCCACGGCAAGGGCGTTCGTAGGGGCTTTATTTCTCCTttttgccccccaccccaccccactcTCTCCGTCTTGTTCAGTCGTGGATGTTGCGCGTGCAGCAGGAGACGAGCATCCACGCAGAgggcagggagggaggaaggggagCTCCGTCTCGGTTTAAATAATCTGCATGGGAACAAAGGACAGTATTCCGAATTATGATCCAATATGTCAGACAAGGTGTCTCCGCTGTGTGGCGAGGATGACGATGACGAGGGTGGAGAGGTTGAAGATGCTGCGGGTGACACACGACGGAAGCTCGCAAGCAGCAGTGCGGAGACGGGCGGGGGGCAGGATGGGGGACGGATAGCGTCATTTAAACCGAGTGGGATGCACGCAGGGAGTGGAGGGATAGTCCACAAGCAGTGACGTCACCGAAGGAAAAAAGCCtcgattttaaaaaaatcatagctGAATGTTATTTCCAACATGCagtccaaagaaaaaaaatatttattattattatttgtcattattatttaaaaaataataagtaTTGTTTCACGTGAAATGCAGCAATCTCTATCATTGGTTCCATCAACATCCCTAGTAGTAGCAGTAAGAAGTCAGAAATGACCACCAAATAGCAATGTTGACATTATGAATTAcagttaaaattattttacattcaTGTTTAAATTGCAGGGCGGCAGTGCACTGGTGAGCACGTCCagctcacagttcagaggtgcaggGATAGATTCCGACttcggccttcctgtgtggagtttgcatgtcctCCCCTTCACCCCCCTGCATTTCTTCCCAGTACTCTGTTTAAATTACtttaaaagtttaaattaaattgaatgtTTAAATTAATTGTGGTTCAAATTACTTCACAGATTactcaaaaatgtcatttaatctTTATTAAAACACTTGCACTGAGTTGTCGTTGCAGCAACTCGCGTCCTCTCGCGTTTAATACATAAAACAAGTCAAGtctaatttatttattggtaCTTGCCACAATGTAAGCAGGTTCGATTAAGAGACTGTGTTGGGTGGTCTTGTGCAGAACATGACACCagcatttcacaaaattgcaattttattGCCATTCAACTCCCTGACAtgggaataaaaaatattcatatcaTTACACAGCGGCAAGGCAAAATATGTGACAATTTGTGTACGGAAATATTTGCCACTTCCCGTCACCTATGTTAAATTTCGagcttttttatatattactTTAATGGAGGCATTCGGAAGGATGTTGTGCGGGGAATAACATCCAGTCAGCCATGATCCAATCAGAATGTTTATTTCCATCGCCACGTTGGAATGTTGACTTCAAACGACTTTCTCTGCAATTTCGAAGGGACCCAGTGTGACATCACCTCTCCATTCATAAACTGAAAATAGAATCGGTGTATCACATATCAATATCAAACACTTCCAAGTCAAACTGAAATACATACCTTGATCTGATTTCACTGAACGGCTCTTTCTTCCACCCTGTGTACTGCTACTAGTTGAGCTGGTTACGGTCCAAGTAGTGCTTGCGCCACTTTGTCCGGGACCAGTGGGGTTCCAAGTAACAGTTTGTTTGTCTGGTTCGTCTTTGCCTCTTCCAGTCTTTTGCCAGGTGCCCGTTCCAGGGGTTCCTCCACCAATCCTAGTGACAGTAGCCCAGGAAGTGCCTGTGTTGGTACTTCCAGTGAAGCCAGTGGTCCAGGTTTGTTCCCTTGGTTGATTTCCTCCACCGCCACCGTCATTGCCACCGCCACTTCCACTACTTCCGCCGCCACCTGTTTGAGAGCCGCCTCCACGACCGGTGGTCCAGCCGCCTCCTGTTTGAGAGCCGCCTCCACCACCGGTGGTCCAGCCAATGCCTCCTGTTTGAGACTCGCCTCCTGTTTGAGAGCCGCCTCCACGACCAGTGGTCCAGCCGCCTCCTGTTTGAGAGCTGCCTCCACCACCGGTGGTGGTCCAGCCGCCTCCTGTTCGAGAGCCGCCTCCACCACCGGTGGTCCAGCCAATGCCTCCAGTTTGAGAGTCGCCTCCTGTTCGAGAGCCGCCTCCACCACCGGTGGTCCAGCCGCCTCCTGTTCGAGAGCCACCTCCTGTTTCAGAGCCGCCTCCACCACCGGTGGTCCAGCCAATGCCTCCTGTTTGAGAACCGCCTCCACCACCGGTGGTCCAGCCAATGCCTCCAGTTTGAGAGTCGCCTCCTGTTCGAGAGCCGCCTCCACCACCGGTGGTCCAGCCGCCTCCTGTTCGAGAGCCACCTCCTGTTTCAGAGCCGCCTCCACCACCGGTGGTCCAGCCAATGCCTCCTGTTTGAGAACCGCCTCCACCACCGGTGGTCCAGCCAATGCCTCCAGTTTGAGAGTCGCCTCCTGTTCGAGAGCCGCCTCCACCACCGGTGGTCCAGCCGCCTCCTGTTCGAGAGCCACCTCCTGTTTCAGAGCCGCCTCCACCACTGGTGGTCCAGCCAATGCCTCCTGTTTGAGAACCGCCTCCACCACCGGTGGTCCAGTCAATGCCTCCAGTTTGAGAGTCGCCTCCTGTTCGAGAGCCGCCTCCACCACCGGTGGTCCAGCCAATGCCTCCAGTTTGAGAGTCGCCTCCTGTTCGAGAGCCGCCTCCACCACTGGTGGTCCAGCCGGCTCCTGTTTGAGAGCCGCTTCCACCACCGGTGGTCCAGCCAATGCCTCCTGTTTGAGGGTCGCCTCCTGTTTGAGAGCCGCCTCCACCACCGGTGGTCCAGCCGCCTCCTGTTCGAGAGCCACCTCCTGTTTGAGAGCCGCCTCCACCACCGGTGGTCCAGCCAATGCCTCCTGTTTGAGGGTCGCCTCCTGTTTGAGAGCCGCCTCCACCACCGGTGGTCCAGCCGCCTCCTGTTCGAGAGCCACCTCCTGTTTGAGAGCCGCCTCCACCACCGGTGGTCCAGCCAATGCCTCCTGTTTGAGAGCCACCTCCTGTTTGAGAGCCGCCTCCACCACCGGTGGTCCAGCCGCCTCCTGTTTGAGAGCTGCCTCCACCACCGGTGGTCCAGCCAATGCCTCCAGTTTGAGAGTCGCCTCCTGTTCGAGAGCCACCTCCTGTTTCAGAGCCGCCTCCACCACCGGTGGTCCAGCCAATGCCTCCTGTTTGAGAGCCGCCTCCTGTTCGAGAGCCGCCTCCACCACCGGTGGTCCAGCCGCCTCCTGTTCGAGAGCCACCACCTGTTTGAGAGCCGCCTCCACCACCGATGGTCCAGCCAATGCCTCCTGTTTGAGAGTCGCCTCCTCCGCCGAGGTTATTTTGACTGCCCTTATGAAGGTCACCAGGGTTCCAAGGGTTGCCTGGTTGTTGATTTCCACCAAGGGCATTACAGGAGGAGCATGCTGAATCCACGCCACTGGCCTCCCTCCAGCTGCACCAGGAAATAAAAGCAGTCAATGAGTGAGAATAGTatggaaaatatttctttcagTAGTTCCATTCTTCAAGTGAAATTCACACATTTCGCCCTGTTCATTCACAATGAATGATATTATTTCTTTGAAACATAATAATTGTAGTTTACAGCTTCCTAAAATGCGCAATTCACCAtctcatgaaatgaaaatagtcACATTAAACACCCACTATTTGCTGAGTTAAGTTTACTGCCACCATTCTGTACTtctattgctttttttaagttgCGTAACTTGTATCTCAAGACACGACTGTACTGTATCTTTGACACCGCTTACTACTTTCCTGTTAATCAGGACTTTGGTGTCATCTTGTGGCCTTCTAGagtgatacaaaaaaatgggaaTATGGTGAATTGATGAGGTCTTCAGCTTTGAGCTGAGGATTTCCAGGtttccacaaaaaaatatgaatacagTACAGTGAACCCCCACTTTTCAAGGAAACCAGGGAATATTTTATGGattaaattattcatttacctatttgaaattattgttatttattattattgtttatggaatttattaatgtattgtttattaatttattttttattaattattatttacgGAATTGTTGAAACATTTATGAGAAATTTCTACACTAGAAAATTTTAACTATAATTTAACATGACTATAATTTCGATATAATTTAATCTAAATTACGAAAAGGCACCTGTTTGACGGTGTCTTCCTCTCTCATCACTCACCCGTTCTGTATGTGGGAGCAGGCCCTGTGTTCAGGATCAATGTCGTGGCCGTTCGACGTGGCTCTCAAGTGGCAGGTAATGTAAAGCTGTCGGAAGCATCGATGGATGTTTAGTTCCGCCTCTAAAAATCCAGTAGCGCTGTTTTGAAGAGGCGCTAACCATGCCGCTGTCTGCACCCTGGAACCTGAATGCCTCAAACTGGAACTGGAGCATGTTCTCTGTTGTTCGTTGCATGAACCTGGACTCTGCGCCTGTGATCCTCGCGTCAATTAAACACCTGCGTGCAAGCGAAGCTGAGTCAAGAGGAAATTACAGTCCCCTGAGTTCAAGAGGTTAAGGGGTAGGGTTCTTGAATGATGACTGGTATGTTTAATTTGTGTCTTTGGGTTGCAAGTATTATGGTTCCTCACCCCTGTTCAAGGAAGGTATATCTGGGGCTGGAATTCATATCGGGCGAGAGGGTAGCCGTGCAGCTTTCCACAAAAACGCGTAGGGGCACGTGGTGGTACTGCCTGACGGAGGCCTCGATACGGATCATGTCTCCCAGGTAGTACTGGTAACGAGGCCTCTCGTACATCCAGTCGTCTGTGAGGGGTGATCAAATTAGGTCAACGTGTCGAAAGCCGACAGGGTAatggaaaaggaaaacagaTGCGGTACTCACCGGTCCTCAGGGTAAGAGTGAAGTATAAGAACTCCTCTGCAACCCTGACTGCAGAGAATGGTATCCATTGTGGGTCGAGTGGGAGGCTGCTCACGTTGTGGTGCCTGAAGGTTTAAACAGGGGGTCAAAGCTGGGATAGGACTacgacttttgtttgtttaaaaatgaccCATTTTGGAGTTGTTTTGCTGTGTTGCACTTTGTAGTTggttgaaatgtttgtttcttaGATAGAGTTATtgtgcaacaaaatattttcaggaTGATGGTGGCAAAACAGTCGAAGGGTTCTGGGTCCAATTGCTTAGTTGGGTTCTTTCCGGGTAGCCAAACGTCTTTCACGTCCCCCAAAACCATACAgtttatgtttttgaaaacTATGCTTTGTGTAAATATAAGTGTAAAGGCTTGTTTGTCTACGTCTGTCCTGGTTTTACCATACCTCCAACTCACAGTCAGCTGGAGAAACGAAAGCAAAGAGCAACATTTTGGAACATGCCTGAATAAAAGGTGCAATTCTGCACTTCATTATTTACGCTCACATTGAAACACAGTTTTGATTGTTTCCATCTTTCCATCATTCCCCCTGTGAATGATGCCAGGATTTCCccaagaaaataatgtatcACCTTGGGTAGTGACATTCCACAATCACGGCAGCTTCGTTGGTCCTCACAACAGGGGATTCACCCAGCCTTGTGGGGTTATAGTTGAGAGAAAAAGTGTAGATGAGAGCATCATCTGTCGTCTGCAGAAGGGGCACAAAAGTGAGacaatgtaccgtaattttcggactataagtcgctcctgagtataagtcgcccccccacccaaactatgaaaaataaacgcgacttatagtccgaaaattacggtagtattGAAAGGAAGGACGCTTGTTTGGCTTACTCGCGAAATGCTGCCGCAGTCTTGCAGCTCAGGCTGGAATATCAGCACATGGGCTTGAGTGTCCTCAGCCACTGGGCCACAAGGACCCAGCGTCAGGTCAGAGGGCTTGATGAACTGGCCTATTCCAAAAAAGTCCAACTGGACCTCCACGCGCGCTTGCCTCTCTCCGCACTCCACTGATACGGTTGCTGCAGGGACGGGGTGCCTGAGCTCGAAATCGGGCACAGGCGCGACCGGATTCGTGGGCCCTTCAGGGTAGCTCCAGGTGAGCGGCCTCTCAAGTACATGCTTGGCCTGTTGCTGATCATGGGGCACCTGATATCCGACGCAGACGCTGCCGAGCAGGGCCAGTGCCGCAAGGCACGCAGCGGTGTGCTTCATTCTCATGGACCCACAGCAAACAGTGATCCCCACCAGATGCTGTAAGGACAAGAGGCGCGCTTTCCTGTTTTTATAAGCACGCCTTGTATTTGCCTCCCATGACAGCAGATAACGGAGGGTGTCAGCCAATCCAGCTGCGTGGCGCTGCGTTTCGATTGTGATGCTGATCTCTGCTTGGCTTGGAATTGAAATCGTGCCAGTCAGTTGCATAACGCTAGAAAGTGGTCGTAGACAAATCTTGACAAATGATTAAACCAGAACCCAAAGTAGTAATGGGTATGAATAATAATGTACTGAGAAGATGGCGGTCACCAAAAGGTTATGTTGACAGTGGGTTAGGGCCACCTGCCCTCCACAGAACATGCCACACACTGCCTTTTGCCAAAGTACATTTGTGCCAATCGATGTTGAACTCCAGCCCTATAAAGTAAACCCATGAAAGTTAGAAAATGAGAACATCCAAACAGCTTCCCATGTCGTCAGTTTGACATAAAAAGGAAGCACCGTAACAGCGAGAGATCAATTTGGAATTCATTAGCTTTCAGtatcagttttatttttctaaagaaATGTTCAGCAGCACTAGtaatataaaatgaatatttggTGCAACACTTGATCAGTgtgcctagtggtagagtgtccgccctgagactggaaggttgtgggttcaaaccccggccgggtcataccaaagactataaaaatgggacccattgcctccctgcttggcactcagcgttaagggttggaattggggagttagatcgccaaatgattcccgagcgcggcaccgctgctgctcactgctcccctctcccccatcCCCAAtgacacggggatgggttcaatgcagaggacaaatttcaccacacccagatgtgtgtgtgacgatcattgggattttaactttaactttaacaacTGTATTTGTATATTACAATTACAAGGAAAACATTCAGTACAGGAAATACGTAGTGTTACAGTACTCAAATGAGCAGCTTGGATGCTTTGATTTGAAGGAGTCTTTCTTGGAAGAAATCCAGGGTATAAGATTCACCCTTTTAAGACACTATTTAAATTACGTTGATTGGAGAGAGGCCTCAAACAAGCCAATGATAGTGTTTGGGTGGAATTACCCTTTTTAAAGCACACCCACAGCCCTTGTGTGGACAATTGCCCGACAACGGACGGATGGAATGATTGCCAAGTCAGCTGAATTGCATAACTAGTGAATGCTTttgacaacaaataaaaactagCCAAACAGCATTCATACCAAAGTGGGGCATCTAGTGATCGCAGTTATGTCAAAGTGTGATTGAATTCGGAAATATTGTACTCCACAATTCCATCTGTGGCACAATGGGCTTGGAGATAagagtgtttattttgtcaaagCTTGGTGAACGCAGATAGCGTGACCCTTGCAGTCACCGGTCATCCAGACCTGCCGAAGGTTTATATTATGTAATTTCTCAAAAACATGATGGCATTGGATTTATATGTTGAGTGATTGTCCAGGGGGTCGACGCCAAGTGTCATATATTCATGTCTACTAACGATTgtgtcgatttttttcaacctaaATTCAGCATCGTTTGGCTCTCGTTGTGCTATGATGTCAACATGACCCACGCCTTATAAAATCATCCAGTGCGTGCGCGCTGCAACACTAAATGGCCATGAAGTTTGTCGGTCCCCTCGCACTCGACCTGCTGCTGTTCTGTGTAGCCGTGGCTCAAAAGTCCACCATGCAGTGGCCTCAGGTACCCTCCAAACTAGGGGCCTCAGACTTATTTTGTGAGGTGGAGCCACACCAAAAGATACGATGTGGGCCTGTCGGTATCTCGTCTACTGAGCGTAAAGCCATCAACTGCTGCTATGATTCAAACATGCGCTACTACGGCAGACATGGTAGGTCAAATCTCTTCTGTCTGGACTTCCGTTTCCTTGCTAAGTTGCTGTTAATTGCTTTTTCCATGGTTCTATATTTGGCAATTTACCCATTTGCAGATTTTATTGGGGAAAACTTTTGTGGTTTTTGTTATTTGGTTATCTGGTGTCATTGTGGAATGATAGAAGTTGGTGGTCAGTTGAAAGATTATAAACACTATCTTGAGATCTGTAGGACCCGAATTACTAGTTTTTCAGAATTCGAGCTGATTTGAGTATGTGCTTCTCTTCTCCCCATGCACTCACTGGTTACAAGTCCGTCATCAGACTCCATTTGTAAATCACCGACAGGGACAATTAATGATTTTTAAGAGGACTTAATATGGAAATGACTTTTCCATGGCCTGTATCCAAATAGTTGGGTCTCTTGATTAATCTCGATTAATGgtacacaatacacacatCGACACAAGCAGACTTGGAGAGAAGCAACTACTTTAGCTAGAATGACGTATGCTTTGCTATGATATAAACAAAGTGACCAGCTAAACGTTCAGGCACTTTTTACGACTTTATTTCCAGGCCTTTCTACTGGAATACACCAGAAAGTCCACAACAAGATCTCATCAACATCTCGCAATTTCTTGGTCGTATTTTGAGATTATCATGGTTATCCATCCCGACTTGTCGCGTCAGGTGACGTTTGTCGTCTCTGACGATTGGTGATGACGTCAGATATGTGTCACCACTCGTCGgggaaacattttcaaacactCCGCCTTCAAATTTGATGACAAGGGTGACGCGTTTGAACGATGGCGAGGTGACAGAATGAGACACCTGaattttgagttttgtttttagttacGTATGCATTCATGAAGTCAAGCAGGGCTCTGGGATTTCTGCTGTGTAGATGTGGTATTttattcttaatttttttaagacaACATGTTTGAACCCCTCGAGACTCTGCTGAAATATGAGACTCCAGTTTTAATCAGTAAAACTACAGATAAAAAGAGTACGAAGGTAAGTTTGGCAACGCTAGTTCACGCTAACATTCAATAAATTAGAGGTCGGAAATACTTTCATTAGTGCTCTCAATGAGCAAGACATAAATATCATCGTTGAATAATCACATTTTGAATAATCACATTTCAGATGACTGGTGGTTTCTGccatcaaacaaacaacaataagatatataattaatatatttatttattgacagCGCAGCATCCAAGTGgagcacatctgcctcacagccGACAgattctgggtttgaatctgtGATTAGGTTTTCTCTGAGTACTCCGCTTTCTTCCCACGTTCCAAAATCATGCATGATAGCTTCATTGtacaggattaaaaaaaatatattcaactgaatatatttcatgttttaaagGTTGCcaatttcatttgtatttagttGCGCAATTTGTTTATCACTTCAGGGAGTCTTTGTACCTCATTTTGTGACTCACTGAGCACCTGTCACATCGAATGATTTTTAGAAAGTGCTATACATAAAACTGTTCGTGTAAAcatgacaattaaaaaatgtcaagacaGCActcaaagaaacacaaaatttCCAGGTATTGTAATGTGATATTTTTTACAGGGGGGCCGTCCTTTTAAAGTCAGCAACCAAGCGCATGCCGACTCCCCGGTGCCTCCACCCCCTAAAGTTAAATCCTCTGCAGCTGAAGCCCCAAGGCAACAAAATGATGACATACTTAACCTCATCTTTCCACCCAGGTATACCCGCCCCCTTCCCTGCTTTCCATGTCGTGTCACTTGACTAATTCAGCCTTCCTTAATCTTTCATTGTTTTATCATGCCAGGGAATGGCTGGAGGGAAACCAGCTGTGGGTGCAGCAAGTGTCCAGCGCGCCGTGCACCAGAGCGGACGTGGTGAACCTCGAGGAGCTCCTGGACAGGAAACTGCAGCAACGAAGGGCCATAGAGACGGGAATATGCCCTGTTCGAAGAGAGCTCTATACCCAGTGCTTCGGTAAGGAGGCTCTGCAATCCGGAAGATAAGAACCC is part of the Syngnathus acus chromosome 6, fSynAcu1.2, whole genome shotgun sequence genome and encodes:
- the LOC119124314 gene encoding uncharacterized transmembrane protein DDB_G0289901-like isoform X49, with the translated sequence MRMKHTAACLAALALLGSVCVGYQVPHDQQQAKHVLERPLTWSYPEGPTNPVAPVPDFELRHPVPAATVSVECGERQARVEVQLDFFGIGQFIKPSDLTLGPCGPVAEDTQAHVLIFQPELQDCGSISRTTDDALIYTFSLNYNPTRLGESPVVRTNEAAVIVECHYPRHHNVSSLPLDPQWIPFSAVRVAEEFLYFTLTLRTDDWMYERPRYQYYLGDMIRIEASVRQYHHVPLRVFVESCTATLSPDMNSSPRYTFLEQGCLIDARITGAESRFMQRTTENMLQFQFEAFRFQGADSGMLYITCHLRATSNGHDIDPEHRACSHIQNGWREASGVDSACSSCNALGGNQQPGNPWNPGDLHKGSQNNLGGGGDSQTGGIGWTIGGGGGSQTGGGSRTGGGWTTGGGGGSRTGGGWTTGGGGGSQTGGDPQTGGIGWTTGGGGGSQTGGGWTTGGGGGSRTGGDSQTGGIGWTTGGGGGSQTGGIGWTTGGGGGSETGGGSRTGGGWTTGGGGGSRTGGDSQTGGIGWTTGGGGGSQTGGIGWTTGGGGGSETGGGSRTGGGWTTGGGGGSRTGGDSQTGGIGWTTGGGGGSRTGGGSQTGGESQTGGIGWTTGGGGGSQTGGGWTTGRGGGSQTGGGGSSGSGGGNDGGGGGNQPREQTWTTGFTGSTNTGTSWATVTRIGGGTPGTGTWQKTGRGKDEPDKQTVTWNPTGPGQSGASTTWTVTSSTSSSTQGGRKSRSVKSDQVYEWRGDVTLGPFEIAEKVV
- the LOC119124314 gene encoding fibroin heavy chain-like isoform X14 — translated: MRMKHTAACLAALALLGSVCVGYQVPHDQQQAKHVLERPLTWSYPEGPTNPVAPVPDFELRHPVPAATVSVECGERQARVEVQLDFFGIGQFIKPSDLTLGPCGPVAEDTQAHVLIFQPELQDCGSISRTTDDALIYTFSLNYNPTRLGESPVVRTNEAAVIVECHYPRHHNVSSLPLDPQWIPFSAVRVAEEFLYFTLTLRTDDWMYERPRYQYYLGDMIRIEASVRQYHHVPLRVFVESCTATLSPDMNSSPRYTFLEQGCLIDARITGAESRFMQRTTENMLQFQFEAFRFQGADSGMLYITCHLRATSNGHDIDPEHRACSHIQNGWREASGVDSACSSCNALGGNQQPGNPWNPGDLHKGSQNNLGGGGDSQTGGIGWTIGGGGGSQTGGGSRTGGGWTTGGGGGSRTGGDSQTGGIGWTTGGGGGSQTGGGSQTGGIGWTTGGGGGSQTGGGSQTGGDPQTGGIGWTTGGGGGSQTGGGSRTGGGWTTGGGGGSQTGGGSRTGGDSQTGGIGWTTGGGGGSRTGGDSQTGGIDWTTGGGGGSETGGGSRTGGGWTTGGGGGSRTGGDSQTGGIGWTTGGGGGSQTGGIGWTTGGGGGSETGGGSRTGGGWTTGGGGGSRTGGDSQTGGIGWTTGGGGGSQTGGIGWTTGGGGGSETGGGSRTGGGWTTGGGGGSRTGGDSQTGGIGWTTGGGGGSRTGGGSQTGGESQTGGIGWTTGGGGGSQTGGGWTTGRGGGSQTGGGGSSGSGGGNDGGGGGNQPREQTWTTGFTGSTNTGTSWATVTRIGGGTPGTGTWQKTGRGKDEPDKQTVTWNPTGPGQSGASTTWTVTSSTSSSTQGGRKSRSVKSDQVYEWRGDVTLGPFEIAEKVV